A single Brucella intermedia LMG 3301 DNA region contains:
- a CDS encoding response regulator has protein sequence MTNECKIRVLLVDNHPLVLDGLRAVLETYDDIDVAGAASNARAALELALAVNPDVVLMDINMPLLNGIDAIELFKKQFPGIRILMLSMHDSREYISTSIMRGASGYVLKDVSTAEIVAAIHAVASGGTYFSSGVSEALLDSGERKSEGLSVRENDVLVLVAEGGSNREIAIRLGISEATVETHRKNIKKKLGIASTAGLTRYAIENRLRLSSP, from the coding sequence ATGACGAATGAATGCAAGATTCGCGTATTGCTCGTGGACAACCACCCGCTGGTGCTGGACGGTTTGCGGGCTGTACTCGAAACCTATGACGATATCGATGTGGCTGGCGCGGCTTCCAATGCGCGGGCCGCTCTCGAACTGGCGCTTGCCGTCAACCCCGATGTAGTCCTGATGGATATCAATATGCCACTTCTCAACGGTATCGACGCCATCGAACTGTTCAAGAAGCAGTTTCCCGGCATCCGTATCCTCATGCTGTCCATGCACGACAGCCGCGAATATATCTCGACCTCGATCATGCGTGGGGCTTCGGGATATGTCTTGAAGGACGTGTCCACGGCAGAAATCGTGGCCGCCATTCATGCGGTCGCGTCAGGCGGAACCTATTTCTCGTCCGGCGTTTCGGAAGCGCTGCTCGACAGCGGCGAGAGGAAGTCGGAAGGTTTGTCCGTTCGCGAAAACGACGTGCTGGTGCTGGTGGCCGAAGGCGGAAGCAATCGCGAGATTGCAATCAGGCTCGGCATTTCGGAAGCAACCGTTGAAACCCACCGCAAGAACATCAAGAAGAAGCTTGGAATTGCCAGCACGGCGGGGCTTACGCGCTACGCCATAGAAAACCGGTTGCGCCTGTCTTCGCCATAA
- a CDS encoding TRAP transporter small permease subunit, giving the protein MSVLLALSRAIDAANNIIGKSVSWLILVAVLISAINAVSRKLFNVSSNAWLEAQWYLFSAVFLIAAGYTLLHSEHVKVDLLYSRYSRRTQLLVEIFGTIFFLLPFCLITIYLSWPIVEAKIASGETSNNTGGLVLWPVWVLIPIGFGLLALQGISELIKRIAILQGRIPDTVAIEDAEAQAL; this is encoded by the coding sequence ATGTCAGTCTTGCTGGCGTTGTCGCGCGCTATCGACGCGGCCAATAATATCATCGGAAAATCCGTATCGTGGCTCATACTGGTGGCCGTGCTCATCAGTGCCATCAACGCGGTTTCGCGCAAGCTGTTCAATGTCAGTTCGAATGCATGGCTGGAAGCGCAATGGTATCTGTTCTCGGCGGTCTTCCTGATCGCAGCCGGATATACGCTCTTGCACAGCGAGCATGTGAAGGTCGATCTTCTTTACAGCCGCTATTCGCGACGGACACAGCTTCTGGTCGAAATTTTCGGTACGATCTTTTTCCTCCTGCCTTTCTGCCTCATCACGATTTACCTCTCCTGGCCCATCGTGGAAGCAAAGATCGCCAGCGGCGAGACTTCCAACAATACCGGGGGGCTGGTTCTCTGGCCGGTCTGGGTGCTGATCCCCATCGGCTTCGGCCTGCTTGCATTGCAGGGAATCTCCGAACTCATCAAGCGCATCGCAATCCTTCAAGGGCGCATACCGGACACGGTCGCCATTGAAGATGCGGAAGCCCAGGCGCTCTGA